One Scylla paramamosain isolate STU-SP2022 chromosome 6, ASM3559412v1, whole genome shotgun sequence DNA segment encodes these proteins:
- the LOC135101179 gene encoding uncharacterized protein LOC135101179 isoform X7, with protein sequence MLSSLPAPAIDSAQRIPNNTNQIPTRMDSHLAMSNRLRGFPTIAVIRYQQEWTVTLLCPTDSSRSKELPVQYITGGIAIGRQKKFTLQEDI encoded by the exons atgttatcttctcttcctgcacCTGCTATTGATTCT gCTCAGAGGATTCCCAACAATACCAATCAGATACCAACAAGAATGGACAGTCACCTTGCTATGtccaacag GCTCAGAGGATTCCCAACAATAGCAGTTATCAGATACCAACAAGAATGGACAGTCACCTTGCTTTGtccaacag ACTCCTCCAGAAGCAAGGAACTGCCAGTCCAGTACATCACAGGAGGCATTGCTATTGGGCGGCAAAAAAAATTCACCCTTCAGGAAGATATTTGA
- the LOC135101178 gene encoding uncharacterized protein LOC135101178 isoform X2, with translation MPVYHITAADGEEVWVAAARRRMQDGRLWRRKEEDLDTCFSSGLFPFASLGWLGQGRGETMPDLARFYATTLKTGHGILFWVAQVVMLGLDLMRRLSFETVLLHGLQGDGGGHKMSKSWGSVIDPPGCHQWGVPGGTV, from the exons ATGCCAGTGTACCACATTACTGCAGCAGATGGCGaggaggtgtgggtggcggcTGCTCGGAGGAGGATGCAAGACGGAAGgctgtggagaaggaag gaggaagatctGGACACCTGTTTCTCCTCTGGCCTGTTTCCCTTTGCCTCGCTGGGCTGGCTGGgtcaggggaggggagagaccaTGCCTGACCTTGCTCGCTTCTACGCAACGACCTTGAAGACTGGTCACGGCATCCTCTTCTGGGTGGCTCAGGTGGTCATGCTGGGACTCGACTTGATGAGGAGGCTTTCCTTTGAG actgtgctgctgcatggcctccagggtgatggtggcggccacAAGATGTCCAAGTCCTGGGGCAGTGTGATAGACCCCCCTGGATGTCATCAGTGGGGCGTCCCTGGAG GTACTGTgtga
- the LOC135101179 gene encoding uncharacterized protein LOC135101179 isoform X3, with translation MLSSLPAPAIDSVKFSLSYIIIQSSEDSQQYQSDTNKNGQSPCYVQQTPPEARNCQSSTSQEALLLGGKKNSPFRKIFDHSLQKMCESGLMNKLRTKWLSAGTSTCGRKTKNHSQPL, from the exons atgttatcttctcttcctgcacCTGCTATTGATTCTGtaaaattttctttatcatacATAATTATTCAGA gCTCAGAGGATTCCCAACAATACCAATCAGATACCAACAAGAATGGACAGTCACCTTGCTATGtccaacag ACTCCTCCAGAAGCAAGGAACTGCCAGTCCAGTACATCACAGGAGGCATTGCTATTGGGCGGCAAAAAAAATTCACCCTTCAGGAAGATATTTGACCAcag TCTGCAGAAGATGTGTGAGTCAGGCCTGATGAACAAGCTGAGGACCAAATGGCTATCAGCAGGAACCTCAACATGTGGCAGGAAGACTAAAAATCACAGCCAGCCTCTCTGA
- the LOC135101178 gene encoding uncharacterized protein LOC135101178 isoform X1, with protein sequence MPVYHITAADGEEVWVAAARRRMQDGRLWRRKQEEDLDTCFSSGLFPFASLGWLGQGRGETMPDLARFYATTLKTGHGILFWVAQVVMLGLDLMRRLSFETVLLHGLQGDGGGHKMSKSWGSVIDPPGCHQWGVPGGTV encoded by the exons ATGCCAGTGTACCACATTACTGCAGCAGATGGCGaggaggtgtgggtggcggcTGCTCGGAGGAGGATGCAAGACGGAAGgctgtggagaaggaag caggaggaagatctGGACACCTGTTTCTCCTCTGGCCTGTTTCCCTTTGCCTCGCTGGGCTGGCTGGgtcaggggaggggagagaccaTGCCTGACCTTGCTCGCTTCTACGCAACGACCTTGAAGACTGGTCACGGCATCCTCTTCTGGGTGGCTCAGGTGGTCATGCTGGGACTCGACTTGATGAGGAGGCTTTCCTTTGAG actgtgctgctgcatggcctccagggtgatggtggcggccacAAGATGTCCAAGTCCTGGGGCAGTGTGATAGACCCCCCTGGATGTCATCAGTGGGGCGTCCCTGGAG GTACTGTgtga
- the LOC135101179 gene encoding uncharacterized protein LOC135101179 isoform X5 yields the protein MEKSSEDSQQYQSDTNKNGQSPCYVQQTPPEARNCQSSTSQEALLLGGKKNSPFRKIFDHSLQKMCESGLMNKLRTKWLSAGTSTCGRKTKNHSQPL from the exons atggagaaaa gCTCAGAGGATTCCCAACAATACCAATCAGATACCAACAAGAATGGACAGTCACCTTGCTATGtccaacag ACTCCTCCAGAAGCAAGGAACTGCCAGTCCAGTACATCACAGGAGGCATTGCTATTGGGCGGCAAAAAAAATTCACCCTTCAGGAAGATATTTGACCAcag TCTGCAGAAGATGTGTGAGTCAGGCCTGATGAACAAGCTGAGGACCAAATGGCTATCAGCAGGAACCTCAACATGTGGCAGGAAGACTAAAAATCACAGCCAGCCTCTCTGA
- the LOC135101179 gene encoding uncharacterized protein LOC135101179 isoform X2 translates to MNTFFFTHNFFISSYHSCQIWLSRSKGSEDSQQYQSDTNKNGQSPCYVQQAQRIPNNSSYQIPTRMDSHLALSNRLLQKQGTASPVHHRRHCYWAAKKIHPSGRYLTTVCRRCVSQA, encoded by the exons ATGAATACCTTTTTCTTTACGCataatttcttcatttcatcctaTCACTCGTGTCAGATTTGGCTCAGCAGAAGCAAAG gCTCAGAGGATTCCCAACAATACCAATCAGATACCAACAAGAATGGACAGTCACCTTGCTATGtccaacag GCTCAGAGGATTCCCAACAATAGCAGTTATCAGATACCAACAAGAATGGACAGTCACCTTGCTTTGtccaacag ACTCCTCCAGAAGCAAGGAACTGCCAGTCCAGTACATCACAGGAGGCATTGCTATTGGGCGGCAAAAAAAATTCACCCTTCAGGAAGATATTTGACCAcag TCTGCAGAAGATGTGTGAGTCAGGCCTGA
- the LOC135101178 gene encoding uncharacterized protein LOC135101178 isoform X4: MEGSLNTEEVLTGLRMNSPTGIPECGADALRSTLCSTNFKTAHPVLQPQGTHLSFSSHGCLASSLQHHHHHHHCCHHLRGGETVMWLQVARFGGLQRAAQSEACGIEGQLLIIKLT, from the exons atggaggggagcCTGAATACAGAAGAGGTACTCACTGGTCTCAGGATGAACTCCCCCACAGGCATCCCAGAGTGTGGAGCTGATGCCCTTCGGTCCACCCTGTGCTCCACCAACTTCAAGA CTGCACACCCCGTCCTGCAGCCTCAAGGcactcacctctccttttccagtcatgggtgccttgcctcctccttgcaacaccaccaccaccaccaccactgctgccatcACCTACGAGGGGGAGAGACTGTGATGTGGCTGCAGGTGGCTAG GTTCGGAGGCCTCCAGAGAGCTGCCCAGAGTGAAGCTTGTGGTATAGAGGGACAGCTGCTGATCATCAAGCTTACATAG
- the LOC135101179 gene encoding uncharacterized protein LOC135101179 isoform X4, giving the protein MLSSLPAPAIDSVKFSLSYIIIQSSEDSQQYQSDTNKNGQSPCYVQQAQRIPNNSSYQIPTRMDSHLALSNRLLQKQGTASPVHHRRHCYWAAKKIHPSGRYLTTVCRRCVSQA; this is encoded by the exons atgttatcttctcttcctgcacCTGCTATTGATTCTGtaaaattttctttatcatacATAATTATTCAGA gCTCAGAGGATTCCCAACAATACCAATCAGATACCAACAAGAATGGACAGTCACCTTGCTATGtccaacag GCTCAGAGGATTCCCAACAATAGCAGTTATCAGATACCAACAAGAATGGACAGTCACCTTGCTTTGtccaacag ACTCCTCCAGAAGCAAGGAACTGCCAGTCCAGTACATCACAGGAGGCATTGCTATTGGGCGGCAAAAAAAATTCACCCTTCAGGAAGATATTTGACCAcag TCTGCAGAAGATGTGTGAGTCAGGCCTGA
- the LOC135101179 gene encoding uncharacterized protein LOC135101179 isoform X8, whose protein sequence is MLSSLPAPAIDSTPPEARNCQSSTSQEALLLGGKKNSPFRKIFDHSLQKMCESGLMNKLRTKWLSAGTSTCGRKTKNHSQPL, encoded by the exons atgttatcttctcttcctgcacCTGCTATTGATTCT ACTCCTCCAGAAGCAAGGAACTGCCAGTCCAGTACATCACAGGAGGCATTGCTATTGGGCGGCAAAAAAAATTCACCCTTCAGGAAGATATTTGACCAcag TCTGCAGAAGATGTGTGAGTCAGGCCTGATGAACAAGCTGAGGACCAAATGGCTATCAGCAGGAACCTCAACATGTGGCAGGAAGACTAAAAATCACAGCCAGCCTCTCTGA
- the LOC135101179 gene encoding uncharacterized protein LOC135101179 isoform X6, translating to MEKSSEDSQQYQSDTNKNGQSPCYVQQAQRIPNNSSYQIPTRMDSHLALSNRLLQKQGTASPVHHRRHCYWAAKKIHPSGRYLTTVCRRCVSQA from the exons atggagaaaa gCTCAGAGGATTCCCAACAATACCAATCAGATACCAACAAGAATGGACAGTCACCTTGCTATGtccaacag GCTCAGAGGATTCCCAACAATAGCAGTTATCAGATACCAACAAGAATGGACAGTCACCTTGCTTTGtccaacag ACTCCTCCAGAAGCAAGGAACTGCCAGTCCAGTACATCACAGGAGGCATTGCTATTGGGCGGCAAAAAAAATTCACCCTTCAGGAAGATATTTGACCAcag TCTGCAGAAGATGTGTGAGTCAGGCCTGA
- the LOC135101178 gene encoding uncharacterized protein LOC135101178 isoform X5 has protein sequence MSTQQEEDLDTCFSSGLFPFASLGWLGQGRGETMPDLARFYATTLKTGHGILFWVAQVVMLGLDLMRRLSFETVLLHGLQGDGGGHKMSKSWGSVIDPPGCHQWGVPGGTV, from the exons ATGTCcacccagcaggaggaagatctGGACACCTGTTTCTCCTCTGGCCTGTTTCCCTTTGCCTCGCTGGGCTGGCTGGgtcaggggaggggagagaccaTGCCTGACCTTGCTCGCTTCTACGCAACGACCTTGAAGACTGGTCACGGCATCCTCTTCTGGGTGGCTCAGGTGGTCATGCTGGGACTCGACTTGATGAGGAGGCTTTCCTTTGAG actgtgctgctgcatggcctccagggtgatggtggcggccacAAGATGTCCAAGTCCTGGGGCAGTGTGATAGACCCCCCTGGATGTCATCAGTGGGGCGTCCCTGGAG GTACTGTgtga
- the LOC135101178 gene encoding uncharacterized protein LOC135101178 isoform X3, whose protein sequence is MPVYHITAADGEEVWVAAARRRMQDGRLWRRKQEEDLDTCFSSGLFPFASLGWLGQGRGETMPDLARFYATTLKTGHGILFWVAQVVMLGLDLMRRLSFETVLLHGLQGDGGGHKMSKSWGSVIDPPGCHQWGVPGGV, encoded by the exons ATGCCAGTGTACCACATTACTGCAGCAGATGGCGaggaggtgtgggtggcggcTGCTCGGAGGAGGATGCAAGACGGAAGgctgtggagaaggaag caggaggaagatctGGACACCTGTTTCTCCTCTGGCCTGTTTCCCTTTGCCTCGCTGGGCTGGCTGGgtcaggggaggggagagaccaTGCCTGACCTTGCTCGCTTCTACGCAACGACCTTGAAGACTGGTCACGGCATCCTCTTCTGGGTGGCTCAGGTGGTCATGCTGGGACTCGACTTGATGAGGAGGCTTTCCTTTGAG actgtgctgctgcatggcctccagggtgatggtggcggccacAAGATGTCCAAGTCCTGGGGCAGTGTGATAGACCCCCCTGGATGTCATCAGTGGGGCGTCCCTGGAGGTGTGTGA
- the LOC135101179 gene encoding uncharacterized protein LOC135101179 isoform X1 yields the protein MNTFFFTHNFFISSYHSCQIWLSRSKGSEDSQQYQSDTNKNGQSPCYVQQTPPEARNCQSSTSQEALLLGGKKNSPFRKIFDHSLQKMCESGLMNKLRTKWLSAGTSTCGRKTKNHSQPL from the exons ATGAATACCTTTTTCTTTACGCataatttcttcatttcatcctaTCACTCGTGTCAGATTTGGCTCAGCAGAAGCAAAG gCTCAGAGGATTCCCAACAATACCAATCAGATACCAACAAGAATGGACAGTCACCTTGCTATGtccaacag ACTCCTCCAGAAGCAAGGAACTGCCAGTCCAGTACATCACAGGAGGCATTGCTATTGGGCGGCAAAAAAAATTCACCCTTCAGGAAGATATTTGACCAcag TCTGCAGAAGATGTGTGAGTCAGGCCTGATGAACAAGCTGAGGACCAAATGGCTATCAGCAGGAACCTCAACATGTGGCAGGAAGACTAAAAATCACAGCCAGCCTCTCTGA